Proteins encoded together in one Anguilla anguilla isolate fAngAng1 chromosome 9, fAngAng1.pri, whole genome shotgun sequence window:
- the LOC118235064 gene encoding cytochrome c oxidase assembly factor 4 homolog, mitochondrial — translation MASSPAPHNRTRSEDEDDPVDQMISRTGCAELHYAVQECMAEHQDWRKCQPQVRDFKECMLTFQNARREQLAKRRATQDN, via the coding sequence ATGGCGTCCTCTCCCGCGCCGCACAATCGCACCAGGAGCGAGGATGAGGACGACCCGGTCGACCAGATGATCTCCAGGACGGGGTGCGCCGAGCTGCACTACGCCGTGCAGGAGTGCATGGCGGAACACCAGGATTGGCGGAAGTGCCAGCCGCAGGTCCGGGACTTCAAGGAGTGCATGCTGACGTTCCAGAACGCCAGGAGGGAGCAGCTGGCCAAGCGGAGAGCAACGCAGGACAATTAg
- the LOC118235063 gene encoding olfactory receptor 52E4-like isoform X2, which produces MSPLNSTFFINATIVRPEFFFISGFSGIPHTKYYYVFLCFVYALSLVGNTFVMLVIYTDHCLHSPKYIAVFNLAVTDLCVSTALVPPLIDTFLFKSQLISYEACLTNLFFVFCFSTMQSFTLTVMSYDRCVAICFPLRYNEIVTNKSMLIITTTAWGFAALSVLIAIGFITRLSFCKSVVINSYFCDHGPIFRLACNDNTPSNVIGWTYPLVFHLFQLLFIIGTYISIARALFKIAAASDRLKAMQTCTSHLILVGVFYLPICVTFALGSLIHQNARIINTSLAMVLPPMLNPMIYSLKTEEFTESIKKFYRRNKIHITVRKK; this is translated from the coding sequence ATGAGCCCCCTGAATTCAACCTTCTTTATTAACGCCACTATTGTGcgtcctgagttttttttcataAGTGGTTTTTCCGGTATTCCCCACACAAAATACTACtatgtgttcttgtgctttGTTTATGCTCTGTCTCTAGTGGGAAACACTTTTGTCATGTTGGTGATTTACACTGACCACTGTCTTCACAGTCCAAAATACattgcagtgtttaatttggctGTGACTGACTTGTGTGTAAGCACAGCCCTCGTTCCTCCATTGATTGACACCTTCctgtttaaatcacagttaATCTCCTATGAGGCCTGCTTGactaaccttttttttgttttttgtttttccaccatgcagtctttcactctcactgttATGTCCTATGACAGATGTGTCGCTATATGTTTTCCACTGAGATACAATGAAATTGTGACTAACAAGTCGATGTTGATTATCACAACCACAGCATGGGGTTTTGCTGCTCTAAGTGTACTCATCGCCATTGGTTTCATCACCAGACTGTCCTTCTGCAAATCCGTTGTGATAAACAGTTATTTCTGTGATCACGGACCCATTTTCAGGTTGGCGTGCAATGACAACACTCCAAgtaatgtgattggctggacgTATCCTCTggtgtttcatttgtttcagttaCTGTTTATCATAGGCACATACATTTCTATAGCCAGAGCGTTATTTAAAATTGCTGCAGCCTCAGATCGCCTCAAAGCCATGCAAACCTGCACCTCTCATTTGATATTAGTGGGTGTGTTCTATCTTCCAATATGTGTCACCTTTGCACTGGGATCCCTCATTCACCAGAACGCCAGGATTATTAATACTTCTCTGGCGATGGTCTTGCCACCGATGCTGAATCCAATGATTTACTCACTGAAGACGGAAGAATTCACGGAATCCATTAAAAAGTTCTACAGAAGAAACAAGATCCACATCACTGTTAGGAAAAAATGA